A single genomic interval of Streptomyces sp. BA2 harbors:
- a CDS encoding ABC transporter permease, which yields MTTTTSPRAPEEPQDGVLVRKPGPQELHPARTHRRRRTLETGLAVAVPLALILLWQLAATQAWIDDRVYPAPQTILEDGWERAADGDLWPDVWATLKRVLAGYAIGTVTGYALGLLMGSLSLVRAALEPLLDALYVVPKLALLPVFLNMFGLGEGPQIALVAATVFFFVWISTMAAVLAVPSGHRDAGQVFGASPWQMFRHVLLPASLPAVLVGARIAAGVAVLVIVASEQIAASNGLGHLIFDSRALFQNDVMFVGIVCVAVLGVVFSELVRIAGRLLTPWAPRDRGRSQS from the coding sequence CCGCACCCACCGCAGGCGCCGCACCCTGGAGACCGGCCTCGCCGTCGCCGTCCCCCTCGCCCTGATCCTCCTCTGGCAGCTGGCCGCCACCCAGGCCTGGATCGACGACCGCGTCTACCCCGCTCCCCAGACCATCCTCGAGGACGGCTGGGAGCGCGCGGCGGACGGCGACCTGTGGCCCGACGTCTGGGCCACGCTCAAGCGCGTGCTCGCCGGCTACGCGATCGGCACGGTCACCGGCTACGCGCTCGGCCTCCTCATGGGCTCGCTCTCCCTCGTGCGCGCGGCGCTCGAACCGCTCCTGGACGCGCTGTACGTCGTACCGAAGCTGGCCCTGCTGCCCGTCTTCCTGAACATGTTCGGCCTCGGGGAGGGCCCGCAGATCGCGCTCGTGGCGGCCACCGTCTTCTTCTTCGTCTGGATCTCGACGATGGCGGCGGTGCTCGCCGTGCCCTCAGGGCATCGCGACGCCGGCCAGGTCTTCGGCGCCTCGCCGTGGCAGATGTTCCGCCACGTCCTGCTGCCCGCCTCGCTGCCCGCCGTGCTCGTGGGCGCGCGGATCGCGGCGGGCGTCGCGGTCCTGGTGATCGTGGCGTCGGAGCAGATCGCGGCGTCGAACGGCCTCGGCCACCTGATCTTCGACTCCCGGGCGCTGTTCCAGAACGACGTGATGTTCGTCGGCATCGTCTGCGTGGCCGTGCTCGGCGTCGTCTTCTCCGAACTGGTGCGCATCGCGGGCCGGTTGCTCACCCCGTGGGCCCCGCGCGACCGCGGCAGAAGCCAGTCATGA
- a CDS encoding ABC transporter substrate-binding protein → MHTRTRVSALTLLLAGSLLASAGCAKEDDTTDSAAPAKPRTIKAVPGCGKGSWTDPSDLAKDRAPARCDKGAPAPRPLPKERSLTIATGTLSAEYVAPLQMAVQKGEFKKEGLNVHLKVLPTPDALPLLAKGDIDAQWAAPEAAVMNGITGGFTIKWAAGNFSPDPKSKSGLWVKLKKGESADHVPMAGRKLGTMIGKGSVIAYPMGKALKKHGGGLDKIQFQQLGSADVLTALQNGGTDSAWLLDPVWRKVDGDKQYAFLGGQPRGEPLGGLLFGPNLLTKDPDAGVALLRAYIRTVNTYFAGDYKADKAFVAELAKLLKTDEAVLRSTPSLRMDWEIRAGTTDRLQAAYEAAGVAEGDKVPEKKAVDRRLYEEAVGHKR, encoded by the coding sequence ATGCATACCCGCACCCGCGTCTCGGCCCTCACGCTGCTCCTGGCGGGCTCGCTGCTCGCCTCCGCGGGCTGCGCGAAGGAGGACGACACCACGGACTCGGCGGCGCCCGCGAAGCCCCGCACCATCAAGGCGGTCCCCGGCTGCGGCAAGGGCAGCTGGACGGACCCGTCCGACCTCGCCAAGGACCGCGCGCCCGCCCGCTGCGACAAGGGCGCCCCGGCCCCGCGCCCCCTGCCCAAGGAGCGCAGCCTCACCATCGCGACCGGCACACTCAGCGCCGAGTACGTCGCCCCCCTCCAAATGGCCGTGCAGAAGGGCGAGTTCAAGAAGGAAGGCCTGAACGTCCACCTCAAGGTGCTCCCCACCCCCGACGCCCTCCCGCTCCTCGCCAAGGGAGACATCGACGCCCAGTGGGCCGCCCCGGAGGCCGCCGTCATGAACGGCATCACGGGCGGCTTCACCATCAAGTGGGCTGCCGGGAACTTCTCCCCCGACCCGAAGTCCAAGAGCGGCCTGTGGGTGAAGCTGAAGAAGGGCGAGAGCGCGGACCACGTCCCTATGGCGGGCCGCAAGCTCGGCACCATGATCGGCAAGGGCTCGGTCATCGCGTACCCCATGGGCAAGGCCCTGAAGAAGCACGGCGGCGGCCTCGACAAGATCCAGTTCCAGCAGCTGGGTTCGGCGGACGTCCTGACGGCACTCCAGAACGGCGGCACCGACTCCGCCTGGCTCCTCGACCCGGTCTGGCGCAAGGTCGACGGCGACAAGCAGTACGCCTTCCTCGGCGGCCAGCCGCGGGGCGAGCCGCTCGGCGGCCTCCTGTTCGGCCCCAACCTCCTGACCAAGGACCCGGACGCGGGCGTCGCGCTGCTGCGCGCGTACATCAGGACCGTGAACACGTACTTCGCCGGTGACTACAAGGCGGACAAGGCCTTCGTGGCCGAGCTCGCGAAGCTCCTGAAGACCGACGAGGCGGTCCTGAGGTCGACTCCGTCACTGCGCATGGACTGGGAGATCCGGGCCGGCACGACGGACCGGCTCCAGGCGGCGTACGAGGCTGCGGGCGTCGCCGAGGGCGACAAGGTCCCGGAGAAGAAGGCGGTGGACCGCAGGCTGTACGAGGAGGCCGTGGGCCACAAGCGGTAG